One window of Scheffersomyces stipitis CBS 6054 chromosome 1, whole genome shotgun sequence genomic DNA carries:
- a CDS encoding predicted protein, translating to MSDTIYYTPSIESNKQKLQHVHDIASLVLGVGSGVLTLESAYGFIFYVVGITLTNLLFYLICCEGQPHKFFKKPVQEVFLDGVLTNVAGYIMMWCLVYALVKSSS from the coding sequence ATGTCGGACACAATCTACTACACACCCAGTATAGAGTCCAACAAGCAGAAACTCCAGCATGTCCACGATATCGCCTCGCTAGTGCTAGGTGTCGGCTCTGGCGTTCTCACTCTAGAGTCAGCCTACggcttcatcttctacgTGGTTGGCATTAccttgaccaacttgttgttctaTCTCATTTGTTGTGAGGGCCAGCCTCACAAATTCTTTAAGAAACCGGTTCAAGAGGTCTTTCTCGACGGCGTATTGACCAATGTAGCCGGGTATATCATGATGTGGTGTTTGGTGTATGCTCTAGTTAAGTCCAGTAGCTGA
- a CDS encoding predicted protein, which produces MISILLWLTSAKAHPVDFDSPNERPPYNREDPINEAMLIAFFVSIGIFLLFTASAIIFVVVRRKLGLSEDDLMREEENQAYLELNSDEQELFFQSKDYLQSNPYFRGELTLSQNLSIQEKGVNAFEFQKDIMLTNNDLMIINKTELNFFKTFECSTVTNLPVPMKNEVYYFESKIYSLPDPDNTVISVGLGVKPYPWFRLPGRHLHSICYDSTGYRRFNQPFKFSGEPPFPKIIEGDVIGVGYRVRSGTVFFTRNGKKVSESKLGGHIRNFKIAHQGQIYPIVGANNLCSVHVNLGQCGFVFIEGNVKSWGYAPLEGTGPAPPAYNKFNADILLERSEIDDDNDLSEREDDFPPDFWEVHGRDADGNTDVEVGSSSGLMDQDKFSYNAYSDVNSNDERITLDSLAPPNRPPSYSSEEDEDVSQDMDTTIEEGDTIFEDPLNEMEVSEEDRSSNVHVDAVLEHSESNEEVEEVVSEEEGQEVEVQEDEAEQETEEEVAGEADHDRSPDV; this is translated from the coding sequence atgatttcaattctattaTGGCTCACGTCTGCCAAAGCACATCCAGTCGACTTTGACTCGCCCAATGAACGACCACCGTACAATCGAGAGGATCCGATCAACGAAGCGATGCTTATAGCGTTTTTTGTGTCGATTGGAatcttcttgctcttcaCGGCTCTGGCTATCATATTCGTCGTAGTAAGGCGAAAACTCGGCTTGTCGGAAGATGACCTCAtgagagaagaagagaaccAGGCATACTTGGAACTCAACTCTGATGAACAGGAACTCTTTTTCCAAAGCAAAGACTACCTCCAGTCTAATCCTTATTTCCGCGGAGAGCTTACTCTTtctcagaatcttctgattcaGGAAAAAGGCGTGAATGCATTTGAGTTTCAAAAGGATATCATGCTCACTAATAACGATCTTATGATCATCAACAAAACCGAgctcaatttcttcaagacctTCGAATGCCTGACGGTGACGAACTTGCCTGTTCCCATGAAAAACGAGGTGTACTACTTCGAAAGTAAAATCTACTCATTGCCAGATCCTGACAACACCGTGATCTCTGTAGGATTAGGCGTAAAACCTTACCCCTGGTTCCGTTTACCCGGGAGACACTTGCATTCCATCTGCTACGATTCGACAGGCTATAGACGGTTCAACCAACCATTTAAGTTTAGTGGCGAACCTCCTTTCCCCAAAATTATCGAAGGGGATGTCATTGGAGTAGGCTACAGAGTCAGAAGTGGAACTGTCTTCTTTACTAGAAATGGTAAAAAAGTGAGCGAATCAAAGCTAGGTGGCCATATTCGTAATTTTAAGATCGCCCATCAGGGCCAGATATACCCCATTGTTGGTGCTAACAACTTGTGCTCTGTTCACGTGAACTTAGGCCAATGTGGGTTTGTGTTTATAGAAGGCAATGTAAAAAGCTGGGGATATGCTCCGTTAGAAGGAACTGGACCTGCTCCTCCGGCTtacaacaagttcaatgcTGACATCTTGTTAGAGCGTTCAGAGATAGACGATGACAACGACTTGAGTGAACGTGAAGACGATTTCCCACCAGACTTTTGGGAAGTCCATGGTCGTGATGCAGATGGTAATACAGACGTAGAAGTGGGAAGTAGCAGTGGACTCATGGACCAGGACAAGTTTAGCTACAATGCTTACAGCGACGTGAATTCTAACGACGAGAGAATCACGTTGGACAGCTTAGCACCTCCTAATAGACCACCTTCGTATAGTAGCgaagaggatgaagatgtttcGCAGGACATGGACACAACGATCGAAGAAGGAGATACGATATTCGAGGATCCCTTGAACGAAATGGAGGTTAGCGAAGAGGACAGAAGCAGCAATGTTCATGTAGACGCTGTTCTAGAACACTCTGAgagcaacgaagaagtagaagaagtagtgctggaagaagaagggcAAGAAGTAGAGgtacaagaagatgaagcagaacaagaaacagaggaagaagttgcagGAGAAGCTGATCATGACAGATCTCCAGATGTATGA
- a CDS encoding predicted protein — protein sequence FHFKKEVSVLAKDIVPVLDNFDWQKADPLPIRPFVNKRNFNVSMGLSNLAKSPSDWLLIENTYVDQTRLRKKYTEQYTKHTVLCYENDITTRAVREFYELVTNFLLTRYPKEFFYSKKSGMVSNSINGEKFPRYAGKFSPRELLLCLSANIEEDFLILIKDNPQDPDEEYILRAGVTGFPAGFDPSHSHNQPISVIHSPVPQYRDRLKVSMGRFFNKLQPKDLWVRHNWSVQTHKSYFNLNSNHGREGDEVKTLKYDDIDFEEGCFLRVERQIFSRLPKSRANIMTIRTYLTPMKNIKAEGNGEELCRSIDALPEELGFYKKRGAWGDAVKEFLRKK from the coding sequence TTTcacttcaagaaagaagtatCTGTCCTAGCCAAAGATATTGTACCTGTTCTTGATAATTTTGATTGGCAGAAAGCAGATCCTTTACCCATCAGACCTTTTGTGAACAAGCGGAATTTTAATGTTTCGATGGGCTTGCTGAATTTGGCCAAGCTGCCTCTGGACTGGCTCTTGATTGAGAACACTTACGTTGACCAGACGCGattgagaaagaaatataCTGAGCAGTATACAAAACACACAGTTCTATGCTATGAAAACGATATAACGACAAGAGCTGTTCGTGAATTTTACGAGTTGGTAacgaacttcttgttgacgAGGTATCCCAAGGAATTCTTCTATAGCAAGAAATCTGGTATGGTGCTGAACAGCATTAATGGAGAGAAATTTCCCAGATATGCTGGAAAGTTTCTGCCTCGGGAGCTATTGTTATGTCTTTCTGcaaatattgaagaagacttcttgattctcATCAAAGACAACCCGCAAGATCCAGATGAAGAGTACATTCTTCGTGCTGGAGTCACTGGGTTTCCTGCGGGATTTGACCCCAGTCATAGTCATAACCAGCCAATCTCGGTTATCCATTCGCCAGTGCCACAATACAGAGACAGGTTGAAAGTGTCCATGGGCCgctttttcaacaaattacAGCCCAAGGATCTCTGGGTCAGACACAATTGGTCTGTACAGACTCACAAGTCATATTTCAATCTTAACCTGAATCATGGTAGAGAAGGTGACGAAGTCAAGACATTGAAGTATGATGAcattgattttgaagaaggatgTTTCCTTCGTGTAGAGAGGCAGATATTTTCACGATTACCGAAGCTGAGAGCCAACATCATGACCATCCGTACCTATTTGACGCCCatgaagaatatcaagGCTGAGGGCAACGGTGAAGAGCTTTGTAGATCCATAGATGCACTTCCGGAGGAACTTGGtttctacaagaagagaGGAGCCTGGGGTGATGCTGTGAAAGAGTTCTTACGGAAGAAGTAG
- the CRH1 gene encoding cell wall protein in family of putative glycosidases Probable xyloglucan endotransglucosylase/hydrolase (beta-1,6-N-acetylglucosaminyltransferase, contains WSC domain Probable xyloglucan endotransglucosylase/hydrolase), translated as LASTASAACNPLTTGGCPADPALGTSFREDFQESIGEYFTVLDTPGSVTFGDDGVELTIKKRFDNPSFQSNFYIMFGKVEVVMQAAEGKGIISSFYLQSDDLDEIDIELFGGDGYEFQSNYFVKGNTATYDRGGYHPTSSNPLENFHTYTIDWTEDALTWSLDGTVVRTIPKDNAQGYPQSPMQIFAGIWAGGDPDNAVGTIEWAGGLTDYSQAPFSMKIKSVVVSDYSTGDSYSYSDKSGSWESIVAKNGEVNGRLQQGQSDFATLQSGGSIVSDSSSSSEATSSEATSSESTSSTSTTTSSTSTTSTSSTSTTSSTTSSTSSTSTSSTTSSTSSTSSTSSTSTTSTISSTSTTSTSTSSTSTSTSSTSTSSTPTSSSTSTSTTITESATKTTLVTSRKEASSTSTASQTSS; from the exons TTGGCTTCCACTGCATCTGCAGCTTGCAACCCATTGACTACTGGAGGATGTCCGGCAGACCCTGCCTTGGGCACATCCTTCAGAGAAGACTTTCAAGAAAGCATCGGTGAATACTTCACAGTTTTGGACACACCTGGTTCAGTAACATTCGGCGACGATGGCGTTGAATTGACCATCAAAAAAAGATTCGACAACCCTTCATTTCAGTCTAACTTCTACATCATGTTCGGTAAGGTCGAAGTGGTGATGCAGGCTGCTGAAGGTAAGGGgatcatttcttcattctaCTTGCAATCAGACGATTTGGATGAAATCGATATCGAATTGTTTGGTGGTGACGGGTACGAGTTCCAGTCGAACTACTTCGTCAAGGGTAACACTGCCACTTATGATAGAGGTGGATACCATCCTACATCGTCTAATCCACTCGAAAACTTCCACACCTACACCATTGATTGGACTGAAGATGCTTTGACCTGGTCCTTGGACGGAACAGTAGTTCGTACCATTCCAAAGGACAATGCTCAAGGTTATCCTCAGTCTCCAATGCAAATCTTTGCTGGTATCTGGGCTGGAGGTGATCCAGACAATGCTGTTGGTACTATAGAATGGGCCGGTGGTCTCACGGACTACTCGCAAGCTCCTTTCTCCATGAAGATTAAGTCTGTGGTTGTTTCTGACTACTCCACTGGTGACTCCTACTCTTATTCGGACAAATCAGGAAGTTGGGAATCCATTGTAGCTAAAAATGGAGAAGTGAACGGAAGACTTCAACAGGGCCAATCTGACTTCGCTACTTTGCAATCTGGTGGATCT ATTGTTTCTGACTCTTCAAGCTCTTCTGAAgctacttcttctgaagcCACTTCTTCCGAATCCacatcttctacttctaccaCTACATCTTCTACCTCCACTACTTCCACGTCATCCACTTCTACCACGTCATCTACTACATCGTCAACCtcatctacttctacttcatctaCTACACTGTCAacctcttctacttcttctacttcttcaacatccactacttctacaatCTCATCCACATCTACCACATCTACATCGACCTCATCCACATCTACATCGACCTCATCCACATCTACTTCATCCACACCTACCTCGTCCTCTACATCGACTTCTACTACGATCACAGAAAGCGCTACTAAAACCACTTTGGTCACTTCCAGAAAGGAAGCCTCGTCCACATCTACCGCCAGCCAAACATCATCT
- a CDS encoding actin binding protein — MEKIDLSSNSRKIQDAYDKLVRGDPSVNYVVYSVDASSTLEVSQTGNGSLEEFVENFSDGRIQFGLARVTVPGSDVSKNILLGWCPDNAPSKSRLSFASNFAEVSKVLSGYHVQITARDQDDLDIDDFVQRVRAAAGASYSLNTGTVKAAAAPVPKPVVVKPIVAKPSKPASVSGTSFIPKSTGKPVAPVKPKPPKPVASSNDGWGDAQDVEERDLDSKPLEDVPSAYKPTKVNISELRSQKSDTISSTPKPFKAEPKPAEKDDDNEPKSLSDRMKTYKSFEPSSDGRLTSLPKPKVSHSVNTRYKSEAPSFGAKPTFGQSDDSRKDKVVGGLSRNFAAENGKTPAQIWAEKRGQYKTVEAGESESGEVHAHSSDLAHKFEEQEEEEKPTPSLPVRSLPPPPARVVEPEPEAEEEKEEEAPAASLPSRSLPARNLPPPPAPAAEPEEEEEEEAPAPSLPSREAEPKKDGASAVAEYDYVKDEDNEIGFAEGDLIVEIEFTDEEWWTGKHSKSGEVGLFPAAYVSLKKEEEKATEPETKAEPVVEKKSEGRSATAEYDYEKDEDNEIGFAEGDVIVEIEFIDDDWWSGKHSKSGEVGLFPANYVSLI, encoded by the exons ATGGAAAAAATCGACTTATCTTCCAACTCCAGAAAGATCCAAGACGCCTACGATAAACTCGTACGTGGTGATCCTTCTGTCAACTACGTCGTCTACTCTGTCGATGCCAGTCTGACTCTTGAAGTCTCACAAACTGGAAATGGAtcacttgaagaattcgtAGAGAATTTCAGTGACGGTCGTATCCAGTTTGGTTTGGCCAGAGTCACCGTTCCAGGCTCGGATGTTTCCAAGAACATCTTGCTAGGCTGGTGTCCAGACAATGCTCCTTCCAAGTCGAGATTGTCGTTTGCTTCTAACTTTGCAGAGGTTTCCAAAGTCTTGAGTGGCTACCATGTTCAAATTACTGCTAGAGACCAGGATGATTTGGACATCGACGACTTTGTCCAGAGAGTCCGTGCTGCTGCCGGAGCCTCTTATTCACTCAACACTGGAACTGTCAAAGCCGCTGCTGCTCCTGTTCCTAAACCTGTTGTAGTCAAACCAATCGTAGCCAAGCCTTCCAAGCCTGCTAGTGTCAGTGGAACATCTTTCATTCCAAAGTCAACTGGTAAGCCTGTGGCACCTGTCAAACCGAAGCCC CCAAAGCCCGTagcttcttccaacgaCGGCTGGGGCGATGCCCAGGATGTCGAAGAAAGAGACCTCGACTCCAAACCTTTAGAGGATGTTCCTTCGGCCTACAAGCCTACGAAAGTTAACATCTCGGAATTGAGATCTCAGAAATCTGACACTATTTCTTCGACTCCAAAGCCATTTAAGGCTGAGCCAAAGCCAGCTGAAAAGGATGACGACAATGAGCCAAAGTCTTTATCTGATAGAATGAAGACGTACAAGTCGTTTGAACCTTCTTCCGACGGAAGATTGACAAGTTTGCCAAAACCAAAGGTATCTCACTCGGTCAATACTCGTTATAAGCTGGAAGCTCCTTCTTTCGGTGCTAAGCCTACTTTCGGTCAATCTGACGACTCCAGAAAGGACAAAGTCGTTGGTGGATTATCCAGAAACTTTGCTGCTGAAAACGGCAAGACTCCAGCGCAAATTTGGGCTGAGAAGAGGGGCCAGTACAAAACTGTAGAAGCTGGGGAATCGGAATCGGGCGAAGTCCATGCTCACAGCTCTGATTTGGCTCATAAGTTCGAGGAACAA gaggaggaagaaaagcCTACTCCATCTTTACCTGTTCGTTCTTTGCCTCCTCCACCAGCTAGAGTTGTAGAACCTGAGCCAGAagcagaggaagaaaaggaagaagaggctCCAGCTGCTTCTTTACCTTCTCGTAGTTTACCTGCTCGCAACTTacctcctcctccagcTCCAGCCGCTGAacctgaagaagaagaggaagaagaagcaccAGCTCCATCGTTGCCTTCCAGAGAAGCTGAACCTAAGAAGGATGGTGCTAGTGCTGTAGCTGAGTATGACTACgtcaaagatgaagacaacgaAATAGGCTTTGCAGAAGGCGACTTGATCGTTGAAATCGAGTTCACTGATGAAGAGTGGTGGACTGGTAAGCACTCCAAGTCGGGCGAAGTTGGCTTATTCCCGGCTGCTTATGTgtcgttgaagaaagaagaagaaaaggctACTGAACCGGAAACTAAGGCTGAACCTGTCgttgaaaagaagtctGAAGGAAGAAGTGCTACTGCTGAGTACGATTACGAGAAGGACgaagataatgaaataGGATTCGCTGAGGGTGACGTgattgttgaaatcgaGTTTATCGACGATGATTGGTGGTCTGGAAAACACTCTAAATCCGGTGAGGTAGGTTTGTTCCCAGCCAACTACGTCAGTTTGATCTGA
- a CDS encoding predicted protein: MIQKFTCVPRSDYNVIIVSNGTVNQIESKLIEINEHSNNEIPVNAQITYLDNFRHLVKHLNRLPGKTFNGKVLFMFFNGMSYIQDILSDLIDHYNKCTLFNSLPYFKYEHSDPADTNQFNTIMTIANDILKKMSFMTGRIRGLYIDDYELNGEKVYPLQRLMRNFPSVERIELSSYAQLFMNDMILA; encoded by the exons ATGATCCAGAAATTCACTTGCGTTCCCAGATCGGACTACAACGTCATTATAGTTTCCAACGGAACTGTTAACCAGATCGAGTCGAAGTTAATAGAGATAAACGAACACAGTAATAACGAAATCCCTGTTAATGCCCAAATCACATACTTGGACAATTTCAGACATTTGGTCAAACACTTGAACAGGCTTCCAGGGAAGACTTTCAACGGCAAAGTGTTGttcatgttcttcaacGGTATGTCGTACATTCAAGACATCTTGAGCGACTTGATCGACCACTACAACAAATGCACCTTGTTCAACAGTCTTCCATACTTTAAATACGAACA TAGCGACCCTGCTGACACAAATCAGTTCAACACTATCATGACCATAGCCAAtgacatcttgaagaagatgagcTTCATGACAGGCAGAATCAGGGGCCTCTATATTGACGACTACGAGTTGAACGGAGAGAAAGTGTACCCTTTACAACGCTTGATGAGAAACTTCCCCAGCGTGGAAAGAATCGAGTTGTCGAGCTACGCCCAACTCTTCATGAATGACATGATCTTGGCATAA
- the ROT1 gene encoding Reversal of tor2 lethality, protein MVLSASVIACTLTLASVAIGEQDKGQDNKISQLFGTWSSKSNTVFTGPGFFNPSAELLIEPSLPGISYSFDKNGNWEQAIYQVAGNPRNHSCPTAHLIWQHGKYEYNPKKGSITLRPYKVDGRQLFSDPCNDGGESTYMRYHQVEEISHFDVDVDSYYHGKLKLQLYNYDGTKKQPMWLTYRPPMMLPTRVLNPTTEKQAKDSNSDLMKSKRENKNSEDYSFLQNNYIVVSKAFGYIKLKFKCLFRA, encoded by the coding sequence ATGGTTTTATCAGCGTCTGTAATAGCTTGTACGTTGACATTGGCCAGTGTGGCCATAGGAGAGCAGGACAAGGGCCAAGATAAcaaaatttcgcagctattTGGGACCTGGTCTAGCAAGTCTAACACAGTATTCACGGGCCCAGGATTCTTCAACCCTTCTGCCGAACTTCTTATAGAGCCCAGTTTACCTGGTATATCCTATTCGTTTGACAAAAATGGGAACTGGGAACAGGCCATATACCAAGTGGCTGGGAACCCTCGCAACCATTCTTGTCCTACTGCTCATTTAATCTGGCAGCACGGTAAATACGAATACAATCCTAAGAAGGGATCAATAACATTAAGACCATACAAAGTTGATGGGAGACAGTTGTTCAGTGATCCCTGCAACGATGGAGGAGAATCCACCTATATGAGATACCACCAAGTAGAGGAAATATCCCATTTTGATGTCGATGTCGATTCCTACTACCACGGGAAGTTGAAGCTACAATTGTACAACTACGATGGTACCAAGAAACAACCAATGTGGCTTACTTACCGACCACCGATGATGTTACCAACAAGAGTTCTTAATCCAACCACAGAAAAACAGGCGAAAGATAGCAACTCAGACTTGATGAAATCCAAAAGGGAAAACAAGAATCTGGAAGATTACagttttcttcaaaacaaTTACATTGTAGTATCAAAAGCTTTTGGCTATATCAAACTTAAGTTCAAGTGCCTCTTCCGGGCTTGA